One Vibrio quintilis DNA segment encodes these proteins:
- a CDS encoding CobW family GTP-binding protein has translation MSSGNKQISGVPTNIVTGFLGVGKTTAILNLMKHKSDDERWAVLINEFGEIGVDGSMLQGQQHKGQQVFIREVPGGCMCCAAGLPMQIALNQLLSEAKPDRLLIEPTGLGHPKEVLQVLSSEHYRKVLSLQKNLTLVDARKLSDARYTSHDTFNQQIAIADTVVGNKQDLYQPGDEEKLEAYVAAHGRPDTQVIFTHHGHIPFAAFEGKTGSDELPAHHHHHHEKKPLASETPMPQSGMIKAVNEGEGFHSIGWRFSPDKIFSRRKLIELFVTLKVERMKAVFITAGGIFSYNLTPDGLTEAELDDCAESRMEVISGTADETIEAQLLDCME, from the coding sequence ATGAGTTCTGGCAATAAACAGATTTCAGGTGTACCCACTAATATCGTGACCGGCTTTCTTGGCGTTGGAAAAACGACCGCAATCCTCAACCTGATGAAGCACAAATCAGACGATGAACGCTGGGCAGTGCTGATCAATGAATTTGGGGAAATCGGTGTCGATGGCAGCATGTTACAGGGACAGCAGCATAAAGGGCAGCAGGTTTTCATTCGTGAAGTACCGGGCGGGTGTATGTGCTGTGCAGCCGGTTTACCCATGCAAATTGCTTTGAATCAGTTACTGTCGGAGGCAAAACCTGATCGCCTGTTGATTGAACCGACCGGCCTTGGTCATCCGAAAGAAGTGCTGCAGGTGCTGTCATCTGAGCATTATCGCAAGGTGCTTTCACTACAAAAGAACCTGACTCTGGTTGATGCACGCAAATTATCCGATGCACGCTATACCAGCCATGACACTTTTAATCAGCAAATTGCGATTGCTGATACGGTGGTCGGCAACAAGCAGGATCTTTACCAACCGGGTGATGAAGAGAAGCTGGAAGCTTATGTCGCAGCGCATGGGCGTCCGGATACACAGGTCATCTTCACTCATCATGGCCATATTCCGTTTGCTGCGTTTGAAGGGAAGACAGGCAGTGATGAGCTGCCTGCGCATCACCATCATCATCACGAGAAGAAGCCACTTGCTTCAGAAACGCCGATGCCGCAAAGCGGCATGATCAAAGCCGTGAATGAGGGAGAAGGTTTCCATAGCATTGGGTGGCGCTTTTCTCCGGATAAAATTTTCAGCCGCAGAAAGCTGATTGAGCTGTTCGTTACGCTGAAAGTGGAACGTATGAAAGCGGTATTTATTACGGCAGGTGGTATCTTCAGTTACAACCTCACCCCGGACGGGCTGACGGAGGCAGAGCTGGATGATTGTGCGGAGAGCCGGATGGAGGTGATTTCCGGGACGGCCGATGAAACGATTGAAGCCCAACTGCTTGATTGTATGGAATAA
- a CDS encoding Fur family transcriptional regulator: MCNIDAIIEHAEKRCIARGKQLTVRRKLVLQALIHAGKALSAYELIDYCKEHFNENIQAMSVYRILDFLEDGHFVHKLKLSNKYIACAHILCDHEHGVSRFLICSECGKIIEQTIDPDMVTDLQSHARQDGFTIINPQLEISCVCDECAGKPKPESP; this comes from the coding sequence ATGTGCAATATTGACGCAATTATTGAGCATGCAGAGAAGCGCTGTATCGCTCGCGGGAAACAACTGACAGTCAGGCGAAAGCTGGTGCTGCAGGCACTGATCCATGCCGGAAAAGCACTGTCTGCTTATGAATTGATTGATTACTGTAAAGAACACTTCAACGAAAATATTCAGGCGATGTCAGTCTATCGCATCCTGGATTTTCTTGAGGACGGGCATTTCGTGCACAAACTGAAGCTTTCCAATAAATATATCGCTTGTGCACATATCCTTTGTGACCATGAACATGGTGTTTCCCGCTTTTTGATTTGCTCTGAGTGCGGAAAAATCATCGAGCAAACCATTGACCCGGATATGGTCACTGATCTTCAGTCTCATGCCCGGCAGGACGGTTTCACTATCATCAACCCTCAGCTTGAGATCAGCTGTGTGTGTGATGAGTGCGCCGGAAAACCGAAGCCGGAAAGCCCCTAA
- a CDS encoding HEPN domain-containing protein, which translates to MIKNGHFKTAAFQLHQVTEKLYACALLTCTNYLPKSHNIEKLSKLCAQIDPEFKATFPLDNKFHRRSFHRLQRAYIEARYSEHFEITGEELDYLAGEVVKLKGVVERVCQGRIDASQADSEL; encoded by the coding sequence ATGATAAAAAATGGTCATTTCAAAACGGCTGCTTTTCAACTTCACCAAGTAACAGAAAAGTTATACGCCTGCGCCCTGCTTACCTGCACCAATTATTTACCCAAATCACATAATATCGAAAAACTAAGCAAGCTCTGCGCCCAGATTGATCCTGAATTTAAAGCAACTTTCCCGCTGGATAATAAATTCCACCGCCGCAGCTTCCACCGCCTGCAACGGGCTTATATTGAAGCCCGGTATTCAGAGCATTTTGAAATTACCGGAGAAGAGCTGGATTATTTGGCGGGGGAAGTGGTGAAGTTAAAGGGGGTTGTGGAGCGGGTTTGTCAGGGGAGGATTGATGCCAGCCAGGCTGATTCAGAATTATGA
- a CDS encoding methyl-accepting chemotaxis protein — protein MSIRRILIAGTSALIAIAMIIILITIWNISIQALRESSEKSFLQASNTIAEGIATSVRFKKLKAIEGKLTPFIDENTDSLTGVSIYLTDSKHLYDAQGKNKIPFQQIPPDLKGTQILSAGDDQLSLVTALRSGKKATLVGYMYTSWQYSFVQQVGSEMLRQALIIGGLVLLSTLLLMFLFIRSLLGVPFENFIELTRQLSSGDCNLSQRITYHSNNEFGQLAQYINKFIATLESSINTLHTNSTKVAGIANELESNVGHLENKVSNQRMEIKDSVHLGENLQQSVEEVKLKVENASSSLEEAVGSAQTGQHQLNQAVDQNQKLAENTRKSFKVADELSVQTEKVTTILDIIRNIADQTNLLALNAAIEAARAGENGRGFAVVADEVRTLAEKTSTSTDQVEEILGHLRRFSTELTKTMKQGLESSDACVENLRLTSTQLHEVITKIEYSNTLNTDVVQTNNNQYGSMTGLIGKLGILDEQIDELFSESQHMTTYSKELRNNAGQMHSNLAVFNLNNEQRLSV, from the coding sequence ATGAGTATACGCCGGATACTGATCGCAGGCACTTCAGCTTTGATTGCCATTGCGATGATCATTATTCTTATCACGATATGGAATATCAGCATACAGGCTCTCAGAGAATCCAGTGAGAAAAGTTTTTTGCAAGCCAGTAACACCATCGCAGAAGGGATTGCGACTTCTGTCCGTTTCAAAAAACTGAAAGCCATTGAAGGTAAGCTCACCCCTTTTATCGATGAAAATACGGACTCTTTGACCGGCGTGAGCATCTACTTAACCGACAGTAAGCACCTGTACGATGCGCAGGGAAAAAATAAGATTCCTTTTCAGCAAATTCCGCCTGATCTGAAAGGTACACAGATACTGTCTGCCGGTGATGATCAATTGTCGCTGGTGACGGCGCTGCGCTCCGGCAAAAAAGCAACGTTAGTCGGATATATGTATACCAGCTGGCAATACTCTTTTGTGCAACAGGTTGGCTCAGAAATGCTCCGGCAGGCACTGATTATCGGGGGCCTTGTGCTACTGAGTACTTTGCTGCTGATGTTTCTGTTTATCCGCTCCCTGCTTGGCGTACCGTTTGAAAACTTTATCGAGCTGACCCGTCAGCTTTCATCAGGAGACTGTAACTTATCCCAGCGGATCACTTACCACAGCAATAATGAATTCGGTCAGCTTGCACAATACATCAATAAATTTATTGCGACACTGGAATCATCAATCAACACTCTCCACACCAATTCGACCAAAGTTGCCGGAATTGCCAATGAACTGGAGTCTAATGTCGGCCATCTGGAAAATAAGGTCAGTAATCAGCGGATGGAGATCAAAGACTCAGTCCATTTAGGAGAAAATCTGCAGCAATCGGTTGAAGAAGTGAAACTCAAAGTTGAAAACGCCTCCTCTTCTCTCGAAGAAGCTGTCGGTTCTGCGCAAACCGGCCAGCATCAGCTCAATCAGGCCGTCGATCAAAATCAGAAACTGGCAGAAAATACCCGTAAAAGCTTTAAAGTCGCCGATGAACTGAGTGTACAGACTGAAAAAGTCACGACGATTCTGGACATCATCCGGAATATTGCCGACCAAACCAACCTGCTGGCATTAAATGCAGCGATTGAAGCCGCCCGTGCCGGTGAAAATGGCCGGGGATTTGCAGTTGTGGCCGATGAAGTCCGGACACTGGCTGAAAAAACATCAACCTCAACCGACCAGGTTGAAGAAATTCTCGGTCATCTCCGGCGTTTTTCCACCGAGCTGACCAAAACCATGAAACAAGGGCTGGAAAGCTCCGACGCCTGCGTGGAAAATCTCAGGCTGACATCCACCCAGCTCCATGAAGTCATCACCAAAATCGAATACTCCAATACCCTGAATACGGATGTGGTTCAAACCAATAACAATCAATACGGTTCAATGACCGGTCTGATCGGGAAACTCGGGATACTTGATGAACAAATTGACGAGCTGTTTTCCGAAAGTCAGCACATGACCACCTACAGTAAAGAGCTTCGGAACAATGCCGGACAAATGCATTCAAATCTGGCGGTATTTAACCTCAACAATGAACAAAGGCTGAGTGTGTAG
- a CDS encoding GNAT family N-acetyltransferase — MTAVTIRRAESSDAKALQELYQGINAYSGTLQLPHPSLELWKSRVSDIPPNHYVYVAVMGDEVVGNLGLEVYSQPRRRHVGYFGMAVKDNIQGKGVGSQLLSTAIDLADNWLNLKRVELTVFVDNARAVNLYKKFGFEIEGEAKAFAFRNGEYVDAYHMARVLHLS; from the coding sequence ATGACGGCAGTAACAATCAGAAGGGCTGAGTCTTCAGATGCAAAGGCATTACAAGAACTATATCAGGGTATCAATGCGTATTCCGGAACGCTGCAACTTCCTCATCCTTCGCTGGAACTCTGGAAAAGCCGGGTATCCGATATTCCGCCAAATCACTATGTCTATGTGGCGGTGATGGGCGATGAAGTGGTCGGGAATCTTGGACTTGAGGTTTACAGTCAGCCAAGACGTCGTCATGTGGGTTATTTCGGTATGGCCGTGAAAGACAACATTCAGGGCAAAGGGGTTGGCAGTCAGCTATTGTCGACTGCGATTGATCTGGCGGATAACTGGCTGAACCTGAAGCGGGTTGAACTGACGGTATTTGTGGATAATGCCCGGGCGGTTAACCTGTATAAAAAATTCGGTTTTGAAATTGAAGGAGAAGCGAAAGCTTTTGCGTTCAGAAATGGTGAATATGTCGACGCGTATCATATGGCGCGTGTGCTTCATCTTTCTTAA
- the katG gene encoding catalase/peroxidase HPI, giving the protein MAHNNNSGAGKCPVMHGSHTRLRSEGMTNNDWWPNQLNLKILHQNDKKSNPLGEDFDYTAAFNTLDLSAVKQDITHALTDSQDWWPADYGHYGPFMIRMAWHSAGTYRTGDGRGGGSTGNQRFAPLNSWPDNGNLDKARRLLWPVKKKYGNSLSWADLFILAGNVAYESMGLKTFGFGGGREDIWEPEEDIYWGAEDEWLGNKNRYTGERDLENPLAAVQMGLIYVNPEGPDGELDPLGTAKDLRDTFGRMGMNDYETAALTIGGHTVGKAHGAGDPGHVGPDPEAAPLEEMGFGWKSSYGSGKGRDTITSGVEGAWTPTPTVWDYSYLDVLFKYEWEATKSPAGANQWRPVGLADKDHAPDAEDEAIRVGLMMTDADMAMREDPEFRKIAQHFRDNPQEFDDAFARAWFKLTHRDMGPKVRYLGPEVPDENLIWQDPVPSVDHGLADAHDIASLKIKILDAGLTVSELVYAAWSSAATFRGSDKRGGANGSRIRLVPQNSWEVNQPQQLQKVLRVYEGIQQQFNAAQTGNKKISLADLIVLGGSAAIEQAARQAGHAITVPFTPGRMDALAEETDVESFEVLEPVADGFRNYSKYRFTVPAEEMLLDRAQLLTLTAPEMTVLVGGMRVLNANYQQSQDGVFTDKPGTLTNDFFVNLTDMGTEWKPTSAEAERFEGIDRSTGQVKWTASRVDLVFGSNSQLRALSEVYAQDDAQEKFVTDFVNAWVKVMEADRFDLQ; this is encoded by the coding sequence ATGGCGCACAATAATAATTCAGGCGCAGGTAAGTGCCCTGTCATGCATGGCAGTCACACCCGTTTACGGAGTGAGGGCATGACAAATAATGACTGGTGGCCAAATCAGCTCAACTTAAAAATTCTTCATCAGAATGACAAAAAATCGAACCCTCTGGGTGAAGATTTTGATTACACCGCCGCATTCAATACGCTGGATCTCAGCGCAGTCAAACAAGATATTACCCATGCGCTGACAGACTCTCAGGACTGGTGGCCAGCCGACTATGGCCATTACGGCCCATTCATGATCCGGATGGCATGGCACTCTGCCGGCACTTATCGCACCGGCGATGGCCGCGGGGGCGGTTCAACCGGCAACCAGCGGTTCGCGCCATTAAACAGCTGGCCGGATAACGGCAACCTTGATAAAGCCCGTCGCCTGCTCTGGCCGGTGAAGAAAAAATACGGCAACAGCCTGTCCTGGGCTGATTTGTTTATTCTGGCAGGCAATGTGGCTTATGAATCGATGGGATTAAAAACCTTCGGATTCGGCGGCGGCCGGGAAGATATCTGGGAACCGGAAGAAGATATTTACTGGGGCGCAGAAGACGAGTGGCTGGGGAATAAAAACCGCTATACCGGTGAACGGGATCTGGAAAACCCGTTGGCAGCCGTACAAATGGGACTGATTTATGTCAACCCGGAAGGTCCGGACGGTGAGCTTGACCCACTGGGTACAGCCAAAGATTTACGCGATACCTTTGGCCGGATGGGAATGAATGACTATGAAACCGCGGCACTGACAATTGGCGGTCACACCGTCGGTAAAGCGCACGGTGCCGGTGACCCGGGACATGTTGGCCCGGATCCGGAAGCCGCCCCGCTTGAAGAAATGGGCTTTGGCTGGAAAAGCAGTTACGGCAGTGGTAAAGGCCGCGACACAATTACCAGCGGTGTTGAAGGAGCCTGGACACCAACACCAACGGTCTGGGATTACAGTTACCTTGATGTTCTGTTCAAATACGAATGGGAAGCGACCAAAAGCCCGGCAGGTGCAAATCAGTGGCGTCCGGTGGGTCTGGCAGACAAAGATCACGCGCCGGATGCGGAAGATGAAGCAATTCGTGTTGGTCTGATGATGACCGATGCAGATATGGCGATGCGTGAAGATCCTGAATTCCGCAAAATTGCCCAACACTTCCGTGATAACCCACAGGAATTTGATGATGCGTTTGCCAGAGCCTGGTTTAAGCTGACTCACCGGGATATGGGGCCGAAAGTCCGTTATCTTGGCCCGGAAGTACCGGATGAAAACCTGATCTGGCAGGATCCGGTCCCATCAGTTGATCATGGTCTGGCCGATGCGCATGACATTGCATCTCTGAAGATCAAAATTCTGGACGCAGGTCTGACGGTTTCAGAACTGGTTTATGCCGCCTGGTCTTCTGCAGCCACATTCCGTGGTTCAGACAAACGCGGTGGTGCAAACGGCAGCCGTATCCGCCTGGTGCCGCAAAACAGCTGGGAAGTCAATCAACCGCAACAGTTACAGAAAGTCCTGCGGGTATATGAAGGCATTCAGCAGCAATTCAACGCAGCCCAGACCGGCAATAAAAAAATCTCTCTGGCAGATTTGATTGTTTTGGGTGGCTCAGCCGCCATTGAACAGGCTGCAAGACAGGCAGGCCACGCGATTACAGTGCCGTTTACGCCGGGCAGAATGGACGCACTTGCCGAAGAGACAGATGTTGAATCGTTTGAAGTGCTTGAGCCGGTCGCAGATGGTTTCCGGAATTATTCAAAATACCGGTTTACAGTTCCGGCGGAAGAAATGTTGCTCGACCGGGCTCAGCTGCTGACCCTGACCGCACCGGAAATGACCGTGCTTGTCGGCGGAATGCGCGTACTGAATGCGAACTATCAGCAGTCTCAGGACGGTGTTTTCACCGATAAACCCGGCACACTGACCAATGACTTCTTTGTCAACCTGACTGATATGGGTACAGAGTGGAAACCAACCTCTGCGGAAGCGGAACGCTTTGAAGGGATTGACCGGAGCACGGGCCAGGTCAAATGGACCGCCAGTCGCGTGGATCTGGTGTTTGGATCTAATTCACAGCTGCGGGCATTATCTGAAGTTTATGCACAGGATGATGCGCAGGAAAAATTCGTCACTGACTTTGTGAACGCCTGGGTCAAAGTGATGGAAGCAGACCGGTTTGATTTACAATAA